One window from the genome of Perca flavescens isolate YP-PL-M2 chromosome 17, PFLA_1.0, whole genome shotgun sequence encodes:
- the fam204a gene encoding protein FAM204A isoform X5, whose translation MYSGLLPKGLTEDDLSPDDEEDDVEEKREVENCEISAERLSSAGENTVSVLEAQPTPTGSDADRDSLTCSMPGISQEMWQDLRKKKDEMKTMKVPRRRKRRRLKKAGTESEEPTETSRELQEDREKHWDELKQHFGVNDRFHPPACSKPPPQSGLEKSIERAIAEGDIAKAEEMSDRLATRELAVKIAQAADCRDFVQRKQEEEALRAAQKRKNQIAWGFEAKRRWETKSNMGFM comes from the exons ATGTACAGTGGACTCTTGCCCAAAGGTTTAACCGAAGACGACCTCAGTCCAGATGACGAAGAGGATGATGTTGAGGAGAAGAGGGAGGTTGAGAATTGCGAGATCTCTGCTGAAAGGTTGAGCTCCGCCGGGGAAAACACAGTCTCAGTTCTGGAGGCACAGCCGACTCCCACTGGCAGTGATGCAGACAGGGATTCCCTGACATGCAGTATGCCTGGTATATCACAGGAAATGTGGCAA GATCTACGGAAAAAGAAGGACGAAATGAAGACAATGAAGGTccccagaagaagaaaaagacgaCGACTCAAGAAAG CAGGAACAGAGAGTGAGGAACCCACAGAGACAAG CAGAGAGCTTCAGGAGGATCGGGAGAAGCACTGGGATGAGCTTAAGCAGCATTTTGGTGTAAATGATCGATTTCATCCCCCCGCGTGTTCCAAACCCCCTCCGCAG TCCGGCCTAGAAAAGAGCATAGAGAGGGCCATAGCTGAAGGGGACATTGCAAAGGCGGAGGAGATGAGCGACAGACTCGCCACTCGAGAG CTGGCTGTGAAAATCGCTCAAGCCGCTGATTGCCGTGACTTTGTGCAACgcaaacaggaagaggaagctTTGAGGGCCGCGCAGAAAAGGAAGAACCAAATAGCCTGGGG GTTTGAGGCCAAAAGACGATGGGAAACCAAAAGCAACATGGGCTTCATGTGA
- the fam204a gene encoding protein FAM204A isoform X3 — MYSGLLPKGLTEDDLSPDDEEDDVEEKREVENCEISAERLSSAGENTVSVLEAQPTPTGSDADRDSLTCSMPGISQEMWQKFQDLRKKKDEMKTMKVPRRRKRRRLKKGTESEEPTETSRELQEDREKHWDELKQHFGVNDRFHPPACSKPPPQSGLEKSIERAIAEGDIAKAEEMSDRLATRELAVKIAQAADCRDFVQRKQEEEALRAAQKRKNQIAWGFEAKRRWETKSNMGFM, encoded by the exons ATGTACAGTGGACTCTTGCCCAAAGGTTTAACCGAAGACGACCTCAGTCCAGATGACGAAGAGGATGATGTTGAGGAGAAGAGGGAGGTTGAGAATTGCGAGATCTCTGCTGAAAGGTTGAGCTCCGCCGGGGAAAACACAGTCTCAGTTCTGGAGGCACAGCCGACTCCCACTGGCAGTGATGCAGACAGGGATTCCCTGACATGCAGTATGCCTGGTATATCACAGGAAATGTGGCAA aaaTTCCAGGATCTACGGAAAAAGAAGGACGAAATGAAGACAATGAAGGTccccagaagaagaaaaagacgaCGACTCAAGAAAG GAACAGAGAGTGAGGAACCCACAGAGACAAG CAGAGAGCTTCAGGAGGATCGGGAGAAGCACTGGGATGAGCTTAAGCAGCATTTTGGTGTAAATGATCGATTTCATCCCCCCGCGTGTTCCAAACCCCCTCCGCAG TCCGGCCTAGAAAAGAGCATAGAGAGGGCCATAGCTGAAGGGGACATTGCAAAGGCGGAGGAGATGAGCGACAGACTCGCCACTCGAGAG CTGGCTGTGAAAATCGCTCAAGCCGCTGATTGCCGTGACTTTGTGCAACgcaaacaggaagaggaagctTTGAGGGCCGCGCAGAAAAGGAAGAACCAAATAGCCTGGGG GTTTGAGGCCAAAAGACGATGGGAAACCAAAAGCAACATGGGCTTCATGTGA
- the fam204a gene encoding protein FAM204A isoform X4 — translation MYSGLLPKGLTEDDLSPDDEEDDVEEKREVENCEISAERLSSAGENTVSVLEAQPTPTGSDADRDSLTCSMPGISQEMWQKFQDLRKKKDEMKTMKVPRRRKRRRLKKGTESEEPTETRELQEDREKHWDELKQHFGVNDRFHPPACSKPPPQSGLEKSIERAIAEGDIAKAEEMSDRLATRELAVKIAQAADCRDFVQRKQEEEALRAAQKRKNQIAWGFEAKRRWETKSNMGFM, via the exons ATGTACAGTGGACTCTTGCCCAAAGGTTTAACCGAAGACGACCTCAGTCCAGATGACGAAGAGGATGATGTTGAGGAGAAGAGGGAGGTTGAGAATTGCGAGATCTCTGCTGAAAGGTTGAGCTCCGCCGGGGAAAACACAGTCTCAGTTCTGGAGGCACAGCCGACTCCCACTGGCAGTGATGCAGACAGGGATTCCCTGACATGCAGTATGCCTGGTATATCACAGGAAATGTGGCAA aaaTTCCAGGATCTACGGAAAAAGAAGGACGAAATGAAGACAATGAAGGTccccagaagaagaaaaagacgaCGACTCAAGAAAG GAACAGAGAGTGAGGAACCCACAGAGACAAG AGAGCTTCAGGAGGATCGGGAGAAGCACTGGGATGAGCTTAAGCAGCATTTTGGTGTAAATGATCGATTTCATCCCCCCGCGTGTTCCAAACCCCCTCCGCAG TCCGGCCTAGAAAAGAGCATAGAGAGGGCCATAGCTGAAGGGGACATTGCAAAGGCGGAGGAGATGAGCGACAGACTCGCCACTCGAGAG CTGGCTGTGAAAATCGCTCAAGCCGCTGATTGCCGTGACTTTGTGCAACgcaaacaggaagaggaagctTTGAGGGCCGCGCAGAAAAGGAAGAACCAAATAGCCTGGGG GTTTGAGGCCAAAAGACGATGGGAAACCAAAAGCAACATGGGCTTCATGTGA
- the fam204a gene encoding protein FAM204A isoform X2 translates to MYSGLLPKGLTEDDLSPDDEEDDVEEKREVENCEISAERLSSAGENTVSVLEAQPTPTGSDADRDSLTCSMPGISQEMWQKFQDLRKKKDEMKTMKVPRRRKRRRLKKAGTESEEPTETRELQEDREKHWDELKQHFGVNDRFHPPACSKPPPQSGLEKSIERAIAEGDIAKAEEMSDRLATRELAVKIAQAADCRDFVQRKQEEEALRAAQKRKNQIAWGFEAKRRWETKSNMGFM, encoded by the exons ATGTACAGTGGACTCTTGCCCAAAGGTTTAACCGAAGACGACCTCAGTCCAGATGACGAAGAGGATGATGTTGAGGAGAAGAGGGAGGTTGAGAATTGCGAGATCTCTGCTGAAAGGTTGAGCTCCGCCGGGGAAAACACAGTCTCAGTTCTGGAGGCACAGCCGACTCCCACTGGCAGTGATGCAGACAGGGATTCCCTGACATGCAGTATGCCTGGTATATCACAGGAAATGTGGCAA aaaTTCCAGGATCTACGGAAAAAGAAGGACGAAATGAAGACAATGAAGGTccccagaagaagaaaaagacgaCGACTCAAGAAAG CAGGAACAGAGAGTGAGGAACCCACAGAGACAAG AGAGCTTCAGGAGGATCGGGAGAAGCACTGGGATGAGCTTAAGCAGCATTTTGGTGTAAATGATCGATTTCATCCCCCCGCGTGTTCCAAACCCCCTCCGCAG TCCGGCCTAGAAAAGAGCATAGAGAGGGCCATAGCTGAAGGGGACATTGCAAAGGCGGAGGAGATGAGCGACAGACTCGCCACTCGAGAG CTGGCTGTGAAAATCGCTCAAGCCGCTGATTGCCGTGACTTTGTGCAACgcaaacaggaagaggaagctTTGAGGGCCGCGCAGAAAAGGAAGAACCAAATAGCCTGGGG GTTTGAGGCCAAAAGACGATGGGAAACCAAAAGCAACATGGGCTTCATGTGA
- the fam204a gene encoding protein FAM204A isoform X1, producing the protein MYSGLLPKGLTEDDLSPDDEEDDVEEKREVENCEISAERLSSAGENTVSVLEAQPTPTGSDADRDSLTCSMPGISQEMWQKFQDLRKKKDEMKTMKVPRRRKRRRLKKAGTESEEPTETSRELQEDREKHWDELKQHFGVNDRFHPPACSKPPPQSGLEKSIERAIAEGDIAKAEEMSDRLATRELAVKIAQAADCRDFVQRKQEEEALRAAQKRKNQIAWGFEAKRRWETKSNMGFM; encoded by the exons ATGTACAGTGGACTCTTGCCCAAAGGTTTAACCGAAGACGACCTCAGTCCAGATGACGAAGAGGATGATGTTGAGGAGAAGAGGGAGGTTGAGAATTGCGAGATCTCTGCTGAAAGGTTGAGCTCCGCCGGGGAAAACACAGTCTCAGTTCTGGAGGCACAGCCGACTCCCACTGGCAGTGATGCAGACAGGGATTCCCTGACATGCAGTATGCCTGGTATATCACAGGAAATGTGGCAA aaaTTCCAGGATCTACGGAAAAAGAAGGACGAAATGAAGACAATGAAGGTccccagaagaagaaaaagacgaCGACTCAAGAAAG CAGGAACAGAGAGTGAGGAACCCACAGAGACAAG CAGAGAGCTTCAGGAGGATCGGGAGAAGCACTGGGATGAGCTTAAGCAGCATTTTGGTGTAAATGATCGATTTCATCCCCCCGCGTGTTCCAAACCCCCTCCGCAG TCCGGCCTAGAAAAGAGCATAGAGAGGGCCATAGCTGAAGGGGACATTGCAAAGGCGGAGGAGATGAGCGACAGACTCGCCACTCGAGAG CTGGCTGTGAAAATCGCTCAAGCCGCTGATTGCCGTGACTTTGTGCAACgcaaacaggaagaggaagctTTGAGGGCCGCGCAGAAAAGGAAGAACCAAATAGCCTGGGG GTTTGAGGCCAAAAGACGATGGGAAACCAAAAGCAACATGGGCTTCATGTGA